From a region of the Actinomadura luzonensis genome:
- a CDS encoding alpha/beta fold hydrolase produces MTYRTTVPALALALAGLVAHPAVAAAAVNPSPSPSPSPSTSTSTSTSTVAPSVQWKPCPSYSDEVARALGATTEAKLAAFRGLMKRLECGTVSVPLNHGDPAGRRIDIAVTRLAATDRARRLGAISILPGGPGGSGYLDAVLRVVPSNERMAGLNERYDLIGFDPRGVGYSTKVACVLPMGGPAEPGPLTKETARTLYDAQVAANQECAGSDPAFIGQLTTENVARDLDLVRAALGESRFNLLGFSWGTYLGMAYRSRYPGRTGRAFLDSVAPPVLNVEQHAEGYTEATERNFGRMAAWLAGHDGTYGLGATAREVREQVAKLIRAYDRSPRTYSDLQRPVDGSVVADLAARASVDWARAGKALAELRTATGATAPPTVKELIGAPMTRTPVPGMPELSNGTMNLATVCNEDSSRAGFDSAWSTYQQILRRYPVTGRAAPLPVLCSGWPLPVQRTTLRRSGGSLVLAGHLYEFMSPYEGVLRSWHAVGGTVYTVADDVHVSATRVAGCAADVARYFETGRIGKGCAGMPSPS; encoded by the coding sequence ATGACGTACCGAACCACGGTGCCGGCGCTCGCCCTGGCACTGGCCGGGCTGGTGGCGCATCCCGCCGTCGCCGCCGCCGCCGTGAACCCGAGCCCGAGCCCGAGCCCCAGCCCGAGCACGAGCACGAGCACGAGCACGAGCACGGTCGCGCCGTCCGTGCAGTGGAAGCCCTGCCCGTCCTATTCGGACGAGGTGGCCCGGGCCCTGGGCGCGACGACGGAGGCGAAACTGGCGGCCTTCCGCGGCCTGATGAAGCGCCTGGAGTGCGGGACGGTCAGCGTCCCGCTGAATCACGGCGACCCCGCCGGGCGGCGGATCGACATCGCGGTGACGCGGCTGGCGGCCACGGACCGGGCCCGCCGCCTCGGGGCCATCTCCATCCTGCCGGGCGGGCCGGGCGGCAGCGGGTACCTGGACGCGGTCCTGCGGGTGGTGCCCAGCAACGAGCGGATGGCGGGGCTCAACGAGCGCTACGACCTCATCGGCTTCGACCCGCGCGGGGTCGGCTACAGCACGAAGGTCGCCTGTGTCCTGCCCATGGGAGGCCCGGCGGAGCCCGGCCCGCTGACGAAGGAGACGGCCAGGACGCTGTACGACGCCCAGGTCGCCGCCAACCAGGAGTGCGCGGGCTCCGACCCCGCCTTCATCGGGCAGCTCACCACCGAGAACGTGGCCAGGGACCTGGACCTGGTGCGGGCCGCGCTGGGCGAGAGCAGGTTCAACCTGCTCGGCTTCTCCTGGGGCACCTACCTGGGCATGGCGTACCGCAGCCGGTACCCCGGCAGGACCGGCCGCGCCTTCCTCGACAGCGTGGCGCCGCCGGTACTGAACGTCGAGCAGCACGCCGAGGGATACACCGAGGCGACCGAGCGCAACTTCGGCCGCATGGCCGCCTGGCTCGCCGGCCACGACGGGACCTACGGGCTGGGCGCCACCGCGCGCGAGGTGCGCGAGCAGGTGGCGAAGCTGATCCGTGCCTACGACCGGAGCCCCAGGACCTACTCCGACCTGCAGCGTCCCGTGGACGGCTCGGTCGTCGCCGACCTGGCCGCGCGCGCCTCGGTGGACTGGGCCCGCGCGGGCAAGGCGCTGGCCGAGCTGCGCACGGCGACGGGCGCCACCGCCCCGCCCACCGTCAAGGAGCTGATCGGCGCCCCGATGACGCGGACGCCCGTCCCCGGCATGCCGGAGCTCTCGAACGGGACCATGAACCTCGCCACCGTCTGCAACGAGGACAGCAGCCGGGCCGGCTTCGACTCCGCCTGGAGCACGTACCAGCAGATCCTCAGGCGTTATCCGGTGACCGGCCGGGCCGCGCCGCTGCCGGTCCTGTGCTCCGGCTGGCCGCTGCCGGTGCAGCGGACCACGCTGAGGCGGAGCGGCGGGTCACTGGTGCTGGCCGGGCATCTGTACGAGTTCATGTCCCCCTACGAGGGGGTGCTGCGGTCGTGGCATGCCGTCGGCGGCACCGTCTACACGGTCGCCGACGACGTGCACGTGTCGGCCACCCGGGTGGCCGGATGCGCCGCCGACGTGGCGCGGTACTTCGAGACGGGCCGCATCGGCAAGGGCTGCGCGGGCATGCCCAGCCCGAGCTGA
- a CDS encoding carbohydrate kinase family protein, translated as MTDRGLLVVGDAVTDVVARHAAPVQPGTDTAADIVLRPGGSGANTAAWAAHLGADVRLLARLGYDSSDWHIAELTRTGVRPQVTVDPDHPTAVVIAMVDHSGERSMLTNRGAGSRISERDWDPALLDGVARLHLSGYVFFAPPGLRLARAAMADAAAAGVAVSLDPASTGPLRDFGVERFMAETAGAGLVIPNLDEALLLSGAPTPERAAEALSERYGTAVVKLGAGGALAAVDGALVARVPGVPADVVDTTGAGDAFAAGFLTAALRGCGERAALEEGCRAGAACVAQVGGRPRYGLDLNRLYPIHTD; from the coding sequence GTGACCGACCGCGGCCTCCTGGTCGTCGGGGACGCCGTCACCGACGTGGTCGCGCGGCACGCCGCACCCGTCCAGCCGGGCACGGACACCGCCGCCGACATCGTGCTGCGGCCCGGCGGCTCGGGCGCGAACACCGCCGCCTGGGCCGCCCACCTGGGCGCCGACGTCCGGCTGCTGGCCCGGCTGGGCTACGACAGCAGCGACTGGCACATCGCCGAGCTGACCAGGACCGGCGTCCGGCCGCAGGTGACGGTGGACCCCGACCATCCCACCGCCGTCGTGATCGCGATGGTGGACCACAGCGGCGAGCGCTCCATGCTCACCAACCGGGGCGCGGGCAGCCGGATCTCCGAACGCGACTGGGACCCCGCCCTGCTGGACGGGGTCGCGCGGCTGCACCTGTCCGGGTACGTCTTCTTCGCCCCGCCGGGCCTGCGCCTGGCCAGGGCCGCGATGGCGGACGCGGCGGCGGCCGGGGTCGCGGTCAGCCTCGACCCGGCCTCCACCGGGCCGCTGCGCGACTTCGGCGTCGAACGTTTCATGGCCGAGACCGCCGGGGCCGGCCTCGTCATCCCCAACCTCGACGAGGCGCTGCTCCTGTCCGGCGCGCCCACGCCGGAGCGGGCCGCCGAGGCGCTGAGTGAGAGATACGGCACAGCGGTCGTGAAACTCGGCGCCGGCGGCGCGCTCGCGGCGGTGGACGGGGCCCTGGTCGCGCGCGTGCCCGGCGTGCCGGCCGACGTCGTGGACACGACCGGAGCTGGGGACGCCTTCGCCGCCGGGTTTCTCACGGCCGCCTTGCGGGGATGCGGGGAAAGAGCCGCTCTGGAGGAAGGTTGTCGTGCAGGTGCCGCATGTGTGGCCCAGGTGGGGGGTCGTCCACGGTACGGTTTGGATCTGAACCGTCTTTACCCTATTCACACTGATTGA
- a CDS encoding phytoene desaturase family protein, whose protein sequence is MGAYDVIVAGAGHNGLVAAAYLARAGRSVLVLERLGHAGGLAISARAFPGVDVRLSRYSYLVSLLPSRIVRDLGLELELRRRRYASYTPVGGSGLLVDNDDAARTAASFAAVTGGAADHKAWEAFYALTGHVARTLAPTLLEPLRRPAEIERLVGPEAWRDLFARPIGQTVDERFADDTVRGVVLTDALIGTFADPAADLLANRCFLYHVIGDGTGEWNVPVGGMGAVSGALEAAARRAGAEIRTGAEIVAIDPSGEVTFRESEGGAEHTVTGRHVLANLPPAVLDRLLGRPPAVPEGAQLKVNMVLSRLPRLKDAAADPRAAFSGTFHVNESRDQLARAHAQAAAGRIPELPPAEVYCHSLTDPSILGPELRGRAETMTLFGLHMPARLFRADPEGARRAALRATFAGLDAVLAEPIEDCLLRAPDGTPCVEAKSPVDLEREAGLPGGHIFHTDLSWPYDEDGRGGWGVETEHERVLLCGAGARRGGGVSGIGGHNAAMALLGR, encoded by the coding sequence ATGGGCGCGTATGACGTGATCGTGGCGGGGGCGGGGCACAACGGGCTGGTGGCGGCGGCGTACCTGGCGCGGGCCGGGCGCAGCGTGCTGGTGCTGGAACGGCTCGGCCACGCGGGCGGCCTGGCGATCTCGGCCCGCGCCTTCCCCGGCGTGGACGTCCGCCTGTCGCGCTACAGCTACCTGGTCAGCCTCCTGCCCTCCCGGATCGTCCGCGACCTCGGGCTTGAGCTGGAGCTGCGCCGCCGCCGCTACGCCTCGTACACGCCGGTGGGCGGGAGCGGCCTGCTGGTCGACAACGACGACGCCGCCCGCACGGCCGCCTCCTTCGCCGCCGTCACCGGCGGCGCGGCCGACCACAAGGCCTGGGAGGCTTTCTACGCCCTGACCGGGCACGTGGCGCGCACCCTCGCCCCCACCCTCCTCGAACCCCTCCGCCGCCCCGCCGAGATCGAGCGCCTGGTCGGCCCGGAGGCGTGGCGGGACCTGTTCGCCCGGCCCATCGGGCAGACCGTGGACGAGCGGTTCGCCGACGACACCGTCCGCGGCGTCGTCCTCACCGACGCGCTCATCGGCACCTTCGCCGACCCCGCCGCCGACCTGCTGGCCAACCGGTGCTTCCTCTACCACGTGATCGGCGACGGCACCGGCGAGTGGAACGTCCCGGTGGGCGGCATGGGCGCGGTGTCCGGCGCGCTGGAGGCGGCGGCCCGCCGGGCGGGCGCGGAGATCAGGACGGGCGCGGAGATCGTCGCCATCGACCCGTCCGGCGAGGTCACCTTCCGCGAGAGCGAGGGCGGCGCCGAGCACACCGTCACCGGCCGGCACGTCCTGGCCAACCTGCCGCCCGCGGTGCTCGACCGGCTGCTCGGCCGCCCCCCGGCCGTCCCCGAGGGCGCGCAGCTCAAGGTCAACATGGTGCTGAGCAGGCTGCCCAGGCTCAAGGACGCCGCCGCCGACCCGCGCGCCGCCTTCAGCGGCACCTTCCACGTCAACGAGTCCCGCGACCAGCTCGCCCGCGCCCACGCCCAGGCCGCGGCCGGCCGGATCCCGGAGCTGCCGCCGGCCGAGGTCTACTGCCACTCGCTCACCGACCCGTCGATCCTCGGGCCGGAGCTGCGCGGCCGGGCCGAGACGATGACGCTGTTCGGCCTGCACATGCCCGCCCGCCTGTTCCGCGCCGACCCGGAGGGCGCGCGCCGCGCGGCCCTGCGCGCCACCTTCGCCGGCCTGGACGCCGTCCTCGCCGAGCCCATCGAGGACTGCCTGCTCCGCGCCCCCGACGGCACCCCGTGCGTCGAGGCGAAGAGCCCGGTGGACCTGGAGCGGGAGGCCGGGCTGCCCGGCGGCCACATCTTCCACACGGACTTGAGCTGGCCCTACGACGAGGACGGCCGGGGCGGCTGGGGCGTGGAGACCGAGCACGAGCGCGTCCTGCTGTGCGGCGCGGGCGCCCGCCGGGGCGGCGGCGTCAGCGGCATCGGCGGCCACAACGCCGCGATGGCCCTGCTGGGGCGGTGA
- a CDS encoding putative sulfate exporter family transporter codes for MRLPPARLAVWTGAAVHEVAQVAAIGAATGVLAAAVTVKLARVILLAPMVALTAWARRRASPAGAGDVAAGRPAVLPLFVAAFLGLAALRGTGWVPGPVTAVVPQVTGVLTAAALFGLGTGIDVRKLARGGRVLLLGGFASTLVAGISLAGAMLFV; via the coding sequence GTGCGCCTGCCGCCCGCCCGGCTGGCCGTCTGGACGGGGGCCGCCGTGCACGAGGTCGCCCAGGTCGCCGCGATCGGCGCGGCCACGGGCGTGCTGGCGGCCGCCGTGACGGTCAAGCTGGCCCGCGTGATCCTGCTGGCCCCCATGGTCGCGCTGACCGCCTGGGCCCGGCGCCGGGCGTCCCCGGCGGGCGCGGGCGACGTGGCCGCCGGGCGGCCGGCGGTCCTGCCGCTGTTCGTGGCCGCGTTCCTCGGGCTGGCCGCGCTGCGCGGCACGGGCTGGGTGCCGGGGCCGGTGACCGCCGTGGTGCCGCAGGTGACGGGGGTGCTGACGGCCGCCGCCCTGTTCGGCCTCGGCACCGGGATCGACGTGCGGAAGCTGGCGAGGGGCGGCCGGGTGCTGCTGCTCGGCGGGTTCGCCAGCACGCTCGTCGCGGGGATCTCGCTCGCCGGGGCGATGCTGTTCGTATGA
- a CDS encoding pseudouridine-5'-phosphate glycosidase, whose amino-acid sequence MRSTADTVLQPSDEVAEALAAGAPVVALESTIISHGLPQPRNLEVARELEGIVRAAGAVPATIAVLDGVPRIGLSEVELERIATESGLRKLGQRDLPVAAALKASGATTVSATSFLAARAGVRIFATGGLGGVHRGWTEDQDESADLDTLARTRITVVCAGVKSILDVPATLQRLETRGVSVVGYRTATFPGFYLNSSGQPIDWRIETPEEAAAVMRGQDALGGQETALIVANPVPVDQQLDPALHDRVLAEALAAAEREGVKGQAITPFLLGYLVDGTAGASLEANLAAVRGNVALASQIALSWARA is encoded by the coding sequence ATGCGCAGCACCGCCGACACCGTCCTCCAGCCGTCCGACGAGGTAGCCGAGGCCCTGGCCGCCGGCGCCCCGGTGGTGGCGCTGGAGTCCACGATCATCTCCCACGGGCTGCCGCAGCCGCGCAACCTGGAGGTCGCGCGCGAGCTGGAGGGCATCGTCCGCGCGGCGGGGGCCGTGCCGGCCACGATCGCCGTGCTGGACGGCGTGCCCCGCATCGGCCTGAGCGAGGTGGAGCTGGAGCGCATCGCCACCGAGTCCGGGCTGCGCAAGCTGGGCCAGCGCGACCTGCCCGTGGCCGCCGCGCTCAAGGCGAGCGGCGCGACCACGGTGTCGGCCACGTCGTTCCTCGCCGCGCGCGCCGGCGTGCGGATCTTCGCCACCGGCGGGCTGGGCGGCGTGCACCGGGGCTGGACCGAGGACCAGGACGAGTCCGCCGACCTCGACACGCTCGCCCGGACCCGCATCACCGTCGTCTGCGCGGGCGTCAAGTCGATCCTCGACGTGCCCGCGACGCTGCAGCGCCTGGAGACGCGCGGCGTGAGCGTGGTCGGCTACCGCACCGCCACCTTCCCCGGCTTCTACCTCAACAGCTCCGGGCAGCCCATCGACTGGCGGATCGAGACGCCGGAGGAGGCGGCGGCCGTCATGCGCGGCCAGGACGCGCTCGGCGGCCAGGAGACCGCCCTGATCGTCGCCAACCCCGTCCCGGTGGACCAGCAGCTCGACCCCGCGCTGCACGACCGCGTGCTGGCCGAGGCGCTGGCCGCCGCCGAGCGCGAGGGCGTCAAGGGCCAGGCGATCACCCCGTTCCTGCTCGGCTACCTCGTGGACGGCACCGCCGGCGCCTCGCTGGAGGCCAACCTCGCGGCCGTGCGCGGCAACGTCGCCCTCGCCTCGCAGATCGCCCTGAGCTGGGCCCGCGCGTGA
- a CDS encoding LysR substrate-binding domain-containing protein, whose amino-acid sequence MRGLPDLESLRLLVDVGELGSLGRAAKAAGIAQPSASKRVAQLERRLGVPLLERTPRGSTLTTEGKMVAGWAAQVLAAAEELMRAVAAVRHAGRAHLRVAASMTVAEYLVPRWLGELQHREPDVQVGLDVVNSADVAARVLGGDVELGFVEGPSVPEGLASRVVGTDRLVVVVAPGHPWARRRTALRGAELAATPLVVREPGSGTRETLELAFSGLHRAGPRLELGSNSAVKGAAQAGAAPAVLSAYAVEAEVAAGRLVEVPLAGLDLGRRLCAVWRRGRSLTAPAATLLSVATQR is encoded by the coding sequence ATGAGAGGGTTGCCCGACCTGGAGTCGTTGCGGCTGCTCGTGGACGTCGGCGAGCTGGGCAGCCTCGGACGGGCGGCGAAGGCGGCCGGCATCGCGCAGCCGTCGGCGAGCAAGCGCGTCGCCCAGCTCGAACGCCGCCTCGGCGTCCCCCTCCTGGAACGCACGCCCCGCGGCTCGACGCTGACCACCGAGGGCAAGATGGTCGCCGGTTGGGCGGCGCAGGTGCTGGCGGCGGCCGAGGAGCTGATGCGCGCGGTCGCGGCGGTGCGCCACGCCGGCCGGGCCCACCTGCGGGTGGCGGCCAGCATGACGGTGGCCGAGTACCTGGTGCCGCGGTGGCTGGGCGAGCTGCAGCACCGCGAGCCGGACGTCCAGGTCGGCCTGGACGTGGTCAACTCGGCCGACGTCGCCGCCCGGGTGCTGGGCGGGGACGTCGAGCTGGGGTTCGTGGAGGGGCCGAGCGTGCCCGAGGGGCTGGCCAGCCGCGTCGTCGGCACCGACCGGCTGGTGGTCGTGGTGGCGCCCGGGCATCCCTGGGCGCGCCGGCGCACGGCGCTGCGCGGCGCGGAGCTGGCCGCCACGCCGCTCGTGGTGCGCGAGCCGGGGTCGGGCACCAGGGAGACGCTGGAGCTCGCCTTCAGCGGCCTGCACCGGGCCGGCCCGCGGCTGGAGCTGGGGTCGAACTCGGCGGTCAAGGGCGCGGCGCAGGCGGGGGCGGCGCCCGCGGTGCTGAGCGCGTACGCGGTGGAGGCCGAGGTGGCCGCCGGGCGGCTGGTGGAGGTGCCGCTGGCCGGGCTGGACCTGGGGCGGCGGCTGTGCGCGGTGTGGCGGCGCGGCCGGTCGCTCACCGCCCCGGCCGCCACCCTCCTCTCCGTCGCCACCCAGCGCTGA
- a CDS encoding MFS transporter: MTPRPAPAEQRTPWGTITLVYLGGVVAAMSLGKFAPVGPAVTAELGLSLAQLGWVISTVVGVGAVAGLPAGYLVRRYGTDRSLVAGLVLVAAASGAGAAAGGYAWLLVARGVEGVGYLLVTIACPALIVRLARDRDRGTALSIWATFVAVGLGASTLAGGVIGGAAGWRGWIGVLAALTLGTAVVVRARLPREAARRPEAGAVPRARALVWPGVLAAGFCLTALMTIPVIVLLPTILVERHGHSAASAGAATSVISLLSALGGVALGMLLRRGTPIGVLAPAGLLILPAAWLMFGGHGPGPAVLAGAGVISVMNGFLGALVFAALPLLLERLDHADVGNGVVAQAGSLGSLLGPPLFGLVAEGAGLPALVPVIAAGVTLSVAALLLAGRRTAHPLPSA, encoded by the coding sequence ATGACCCCCCGTCCCGCCCCGGCCGAGCAGCGCACCCCCTGGGGCACGATCACCCTCGTCTACCTCGGCGGCGTCGTCGCGGCCATGAGCCTCGGCAAGTTCGCCCCGGTGGGGCCGGCGGTGACGGCCGAGCTGGGGCTGTCGCTGGCGCAGCTCGGCTGGGTGATCTCCACGGTGGTCGGCGTCGGGGCCGTCGCCGGTCTGCCGGCCGGCTACCTGGTCCGCCGGTACGGCACCGACCGCTCCCTGGTCGCCGGGCTCGTGCTGGTGGCGGCGGCGAGCGGCGCGGGCGCGGCGGCGGGCGGCTACGCCTGGCTGCTGGTCGCCCGGGGCGTCGAGGGCGTCGGCTACCTGCTGGTCACCATCGCCTGCCCGGCGCTGATCGTACGCCTGGCGCGCGACCGGGACCGCGGCACCGCCCTGTCGATCTGGGCCACGTTCGTCGCGGTGGGGCTGGGCGCGAGCACGCTCGCCGGTGGCGTGATCGGCGGCGCCGCCGGGTGGCGCGGCTGGATCGGCGTGCTCGCCGCGCTCACGCTCGGGACGGCGGTGGTGGTACGGGCCCGGCTGCCGCGCGAGGCCGCCCGGCGGCCGGAGGCGGGGGCCGTTCCCCGGGCCCGGGCGCTGGTCTGGCCGGGCGTGCTCGCCGCGGGGTTCTGCCTGACGGCGCTCATGACCATTCCGGTGATCGTCCTGCTGCCGACGATCCTGGTCGAGCGGCACGGCCACTCGGCGGCGTCGGCGGGCGCGGCCACCTCGGTGATCTCGCTGCTCAGCGCGCTCGGCGGGGTGGCCCTGGGGATGCTGCTGCGCCGCGGCACGCCGATCGGCGTCCTCGCGCCGGCCGGGCTGCTCATCCTGCCGGCGGCCTGGCTCATGTTCGGCGGTCACGGGCCGGGGCCGGCCGTGCTGGCCGGCGCGGGCGTCATCTCGGTCATGAACGGGTTCCTCGGCGCCCTCGTCTTCGCCGCCCTGCCGCTGCTGCTGGAGCGCCTCGACCACGCCGACGTCGGCAACGGCGTGGTCGCGCAGGCGGGCAGCCTGGGCTCCCTGCTCGGCCCGCCCCTGTTCGGCCTGGTCGCCGAAGGGGCCGGCCTGCCGGCTCTCGTGCCGGTCATCGCGGCCGGCGTCACGCTGTCCGTCGCCGCGCTCCTGCTGGCGGGCAGGCGGACGGCACACCCGCTGCCGAGCGCGTGA
- a CDS encoding winged helix-turn-helix transcriptional regulator codes for MQTQRIDPANCSVARALAVVGERWSLLIVREALDGARRFQEFRTRLGIASNLLATRLDTLVAAGVLRRVPYQDPGDRRRFEYRLTRQGLDLRPTLIALLEWGDKYLADPEGPSVVVRHRPDDEQDACEEPVRVTLECAAGHTHLPSDAVYRAPGPAARFLTDPAPPPR; via the coding sequence GTGCAGACGCAGCGCATCGACCCGGCGAACTGTTCGGTGGCCCGTGCCCTGGCGGTGGTGGGCGAGCGCTGGTCGCTGCTGATCGTGCGCGAGGCGCTGGACGGGGCGCGCCGCTTCCAGGAGTTCCGTACGCGCCTCGGCATCGCCAGCAACCTCCTCGCGACCCGGCTCGACACCCTCGTGGCCGCGGGAGTGCTGCGGCGCGTCCCGTACCAGGACCCGGGCGACCGGCGGCGCTTCGAGTACCGGCTGACCAGGCAGGGGCTCGACCTGCGGCCCACGCTGATCGCGCTGCTCGAATGGGGCGACAAGTACCTCGCGGACCCGGAAGGGCCCTCGGTCGTCGTCCGCCACCGGCCCGACGACGAGCAGGACGCCTGCGAGGAGCCGGTCAGGGTCACGCTCGAATGCGCCGCCGGGCACACCCACCTGCCGTCCGACGCCGTCTACCGCGCCCCCGGCCCGGCCGCCCGCTTCCTCACCGACCCCGCACCGCCACCCCGCTGA